The Marinitoga hydrogenitolerans DSM 16785 genome window below encodes:
- a CDS encoding ATP-binding cassette domain-containing protein, with translation MYFEEEKPIIEIRDFSLYMNNREVLKSINLNLYNNESVLIYGERNSGKSALLRSFVHLNEELFSNVYGKGDIKYRGKDVREQDKRYLRSNITYTEPQYLQNLNYISLKELLKVSLGITPQNLSYEHISLLKKLDLMDKFIDLKSLKYYNDLSNWSSADKLSLLLFVSLAQNPKVFMFDSILDHIDDVLLKKIKDVILDINQNRILIFATRNLFRYLDICNRIIVLKEGKIVFDSIPKEFIINFKQNNFKNL, from the coding sequence ATGTATTTTGAAGAAGAGAAACCTATTATTGAAATAAGAGATTTTTCATTATATATGAATAATAGAGAAGTATTGAAATCAATTAATTTAAATTTATACAATAATGAATCTGTTTTGATTTATGGGGAAAGGAATTCCGGTAAATCTGCTTTGTTGCGTTCTTTTGTTCACTTGAATGAAGAATTATTTAGTAACGTGTATGGAAAAGGGGATATAAAATATAGAGGTAAAGATGTTAGAGAACAGGATAAAAGATATTTAAGAAGTAATATAACATATACTGAACCTCAATATTTGCAAAATTTAAATTATATATCACTAAAAGAGTTATTAAAAGTTTCGTTGGGGATTACTCCACAGAATTTATCATATGAACATATTTCTTTATTAAAAAAATTAGATTTAATGGATAAATTTATAGATTTAAAAAGTTTAAAATATTATAATGATTTATCAAATTGGTCAAGTGCTGATAAATTATCATTATTACTTTTTGTTTCTTTAGCACAAAACCCTAAAGTATTTATGTTTGATTCTATTTTGGATCATATAGATGATGTTTTATTGAAAAAAATTAAGGATGTTATATTAGATATAAATCAAAATAGAATTTTGATATTTGCAACAAGAAATTTATTTAGATATCTTGATATATGTAATAGAATTATTGTTTTGAAAGAAGGAAAAATTGTTTTTGATTCAATACCAAAGGAATTTATTATTAATTTCAAACAAAATAATTTTAAAAACTTGTAA
- a CDS encoding lysylphosphatidylglycerol synthase transmembrane domain-containing protein produces the protein MKKKYLYGFLFALIATAVVFILISVTIGFTNSIQSFFGYNYIFLFYGFLLITTKWFIESLVIKLLLKNISLKQSLNFTLIGQFYSYLTPFYTGGQPFQILYISKYGIDPGKATATILFKTFIFQINMAFLGTIAAIYSFYHFSSTITTGIILGILLNSLAVFLIIFYVINQKAAINTTLFFVKALKKIGVLKNPEKYTDEIISKVKVFIDVFKLESKKLGKIIIIFLLSVLQFSCSFLILPIVLKGFSYNSTLNLIFKSLITQVTSSIIPTPGTSGGAEGIFYLVFSDMLTPEKMSAILVLWRFITYYYVLIIGGIVVVLNHRTPKKLKK, from the coding sequence ATGAAAAAAAAATATTTATATGGTTTTTTGTTTGCATTAATAGCAACAGCAGTAGTTTTTATATTAATTTCAGTAACAATAGGATTTACAAACAGTATCCAATCTTTTTTTGGGTACAATTATATATTTTTATTCTACGGATTTTTATTAATTACAACCAAATGGTTTATTGAAAGTTTGGTAATAAAGTTATTATTAAAAAACATTTCTTTAAAACAGTCATTAAATTTCACACTAATAGGCCAATTTTATAGTTATTTAACTCCATTTTATACTGGAGGTCAGCCATTTCAAATATTATATATTTCAAAATATGGTATCGATCCTGGAAAAGCTACAGCAACCATTCTTTTTAAAACGTTTATTTTCCAGATAAATATGGCATTTTTAGGTACTATAGCAGCAATATATTCTTTTTATCATTTTTCATCTACAATTACAACAGGTATTATTTTAGGTATATTATTGAATTCATTAGCGGTTTTTTTGATAATATTTTATGTAATTAATCAAAAAGCTGCCATCAATACTACACTATTTTTTGTAAAAGCTCTAAAAAAAATTGGCGTATTAAAAAATCCAGAAAAATATACAGATGAAATAATTTCAAAAGTAAAGGTGTTTATAGATGTATTTAAATTAGAATCAAAAAAGTTAGGAAAAATAATTATTATATTTCTTTTGAGTGTTTTGCAATTTTCTTGTTCATTTCTTATTTTACCAATTGTTTTAAAAGGTTTTAGTTATAATAGCACATTAAACTTGATTTTTAAATCATTAATAACACAAGTAACTTCATCAATTATACCAACACCAGGGACATCAGGTGGTGCTGAAGGTATATTTTATTTAGTGTTTTCTGATATGTTAACCCCTGAAAAGATGAGCGCGATTTTAGTTTTATGGAGATTTATAACTTACTATTATGTTTTGATAATAGGTGGAATAGTGGTAGTATTGAATCATAGAACACCTAAAAAGTTAAAAAAATAA
- a CDS encoding heavy-metal-associated domain-containing protein — protein MAKTFNMYMIKGYKNEKDAEIIEEILKGIDGIIKFKVEKAFGAVELTYDDEKISREEISNKLKTKGFELKY, from the coding sequence ATGGCAAAAACATTTAATATGTATATGATAAAGGGATATAAAAACGAAAAAGATGCTGAAATTATAGAAGAAATTTTAAAGGGAATCGATGGAATTATAAAATTCAAGGTAGAAAAAGCATTTGGAGCAGTTGAATTAACATATGATGATGAAAAAATATCAAGAGAAGAAATTAGTAATAAATTAAAAACAAAGGGATTTGAATTAAAATATTAA
- the fmt gene encoding methionyl-tRNA formyltransferase: protein MRIVFMGTPDFAAIHLKKLIDNNFNIVGVFSQPDKPKGRGKKLLPTPVKIIAQENNIPVFQPKSVNVKSGFEALKKLNPDIIITVAYGKILKKNVINLPKLGCWNVHASLLPRYRGAAPIQRALENGETKTGISIFKIVEALDAGPIAYIKETPIYLEDNFESLYNRLAKIGSESLLEFLINFEKYTKKLIFQDDLKATYANKISVEDTYINWFESNEKVFNKIRAYDPIPGAKCLLNEQIIKLFDVSLGSIETDIPGKILNINKTGAEVSTGKGSIKIRKIQFPGKKAVNIIDAFNGRKIKIGDILKNIKRGE, encoded by the coding sequence ATGAGAATAGTATTTATGGGGACACCTGATTTTGCAGCTATACATTTAAAAAAATTGATAGATAATAATTTTAATATTGTAGGGGTTTTTTCACAACCAGATAAACCTAAAGGAAGAGGAAAAAAACTTTTACCTACACCAGTGAAAATTATTGCTCAGGAAAATAATATTCCAGTTTTCCAACCAAAAAGTGTAAATGTTAAATCTGGATTTGAAGCATTAAAAAAATTGAATCCTGATATAATAATTACCGTAGCTTATGGTAAAATATTAAAGAAAAATGTTATTAATTTACCAAAATTAGGATGTTGGAATGTTCACGCATCATTATTACCGAGATATAGAGGGGCAGCTCCTATCCAAAGAGCCCTAGAAAATGGAGAAACAAAAACAGGAATTTCTATTTTTAAAATTGTAGAAGCATTAGATGCTGGACCTATAGCATATATTAAAGAAACTCCTATATATTTAGAAGATAATTTTGAAAGTTTATACAACAGATTAGCTAAAATAGGAAGTGAATCTTTATTAGAGTTCTTAATTAATTTTGAAAAATATACAAAAAAATTAATTTTCCAAGATGATTTAAAAGCAACATACGCAAATAAAATATCTGTGGAAGATACGTATATCAACTGGTTCGAATCTAACGAAAAGGTATTTAACAAAATCAGAGCTTATGATCCCATTCCGGGAGCTAAATGCTTATTAAATGAGCAAATTATTAAGTTGTTTGATGTTTCTTTGGGCAGTATTGAAACAGATATCCCTGGGAAAATACTAAATATAAATAAAACTGGCGCAGAGGTTTCTACTGGAAAAGGTAGCATAAAGATAAGAAAGATTCAATTTCCAGGAAAAAAAGCAGTTAATATAATTGATGCTTTTAACGGAAGAAAAATTAAAATTGGAGATATATTAAAAAATATAAAAAGGGGTGAGTAA
- the def gene encoding peptide deformylase — MDLKVRIIGDPVLRKKATKVENIDDKFRELLDIMTEVMYKEDGVGLAAPQVGISKKFFIMDDGKNLRKVINPEILEFLGDEVIFEEGCLSIPGIFLNVKRPEGIRVKYTNENGEEIEEELHEYTARIFQHEYDHLGGTLFIDKVSTATKAKVKGKIKDLMKEGRKLAKELGELEIK, encoded by the coding sequence ATGGATTTAAAGGTTAGGATAATAGGAGATCCTGTTTTAAGAAAAAAAGCAACTAAAGTTGAAAACATAGATGATAAATTTAGAGAGTTATTAGATATAATGACAGAAGTTATGTATAAAGAAGATGGTGTCGGATTAGCTGCACCACAAGTTGGTATTAGTAAAAAATTTTTTATAATGGATGATGGAAAAAACTTAAGAAAAGTAATAAATCCAGAAATTTTGGAATTTTTAGGTGACGAGGTTATATTTGAAGAGGGGTGTTTGAGTATACCAGGCATATTTTTAAATGTGAAAAGACCTGAAGGTATTAGGGTAAAATATACCAATGAAAATGGTGAAGAAATTGAAGAAGAATTACATGAATATACTGCAAGGATTTTTCAACATGAATATGACCATCTTGGCGGAACTTTATTTATTGATAAAGTAAGTACAGCAACAAAAGCTAAAGTTAAAGGTAAAATAAAAGATTTAATGAAAGAAGGAAGAAAATTAGCAAAAGAATTGGGGGAGTTAGAAATAAAATGA
- the surE gene encoding 5'/3'-nucleotidase SurE translates to MNILVTNDDGIMAPGIFILKKELEKKYNVYVVAPDVERSATGHAITIRNPLWAKKIFLNDEFLGYAVNGTPADCVKLGLEAIYKDIKFDIIISGINKGPNLGTDLLYSGTVSGALEGSLNGYPSIAISSANYQNPNYKTAAKFILDFLENNSIINMPEFSALNINVPNVDYSEIRGYKITRQSKRRYKDYFEPRKDPYGNTYYWMLGEIIEDDNAEDSDYFVLKENYVSITPIKSFLTDYDYMNKLIKNIEEENNGFKG, encoded by the coding sequence ATGAATATTCTTGTAACAAACGATGATGGAATTATGGCACCAGGAATTTTTATATTAAAAAAGGAATTGGAAAAAAAATATAATGTTTATGTGGTAGCTCCTGATGTCGAAAGAAGTGCTACAGGTCATGCAATTACAATTAGGAACCCATTATGGGCAAAGAAAATATTTTTAAATGATGAGTTTTTGGGTTATGCTGTAAATGGAACTCCAGCAGATTGTGTTAAGTTAGGATTGGAAGCTATATATAAAGATATAAAGTTTGATATAATAATTAGTGGTATTAATAAAGGTCCAAATTTAGGTACAGATTTATTATATTCAGGAACTGTTTCTGGAGCACTAGAAGGTTCGTTAAATGGATATCCATCAATAGCAATTTCATCAGCAAACTATCAAAATCCTAATTATAAAACGGCAGCAAAATTTATTTTGGATTTTTTAGAAAATAATAGTATTATTAATATGCCTGAATTTAGTGCTTTGAATATTAATGTTCCTAATGTAGATTATTCTGAGATTAGGGGATATAAAATTACCAGACAGAGTAAAAGGCGATATAAAGATTATTTTGAACCAAGAAAAGATCCCTATGGAAATACATATTATTGGATGTTAGGAGAAATAATAGAAGATGATAATGCAGAAGATTCAGACTATTTTGTTTTAAAAGAAAATTATGTTTCAATAACACCTATTAAATCTTTTTTAACAGATTATGATTATATGAATAAATTAATAAAAAATATAGAGGAGGAAAACAATGGATTTAAAGGTTAG
- a CDS encoding BMP family lipoprotein, with protein MKKAVLFVLLLTLVVSSFAFKVIMVTDVGGLGDKSFNDGSWAGVLKAKDKYGIDVQVIQSKEQSDYVDNLSNAAKEADVVIAVGFMMSNALFDVAPQYPSTKFIGIDIAPSEGGNVPKNVQLYLFKEQESAFFVGYLAAAMTKTGKVGFIGGIAIPPVERFRYGYVAGVKAYNDIYGENVEVVVGYTESFTDAAKGKSMALAQYAEGADIIFAAAGACGNGVIDAAKEKSLKLYGINADADLAEVIDAYYEKGEGYFAIGVDSDQDYMAPGYVLASALKRVDNASYYGVRDAYRNRFKGGLEVLGAQEDGVSLSPMKYTKGLVSARILAEIEYLNYAIKTGLLVVPDNENDLNNFSVDVEFPF; from the coding sequence ATGAAGAAAGCTGTACTTTTTGTTTTATTATTGACATTAGTTGTTTCATCTTTTGCTTTCAAAGTTATTATGGTAACAGACGTAGGGGGTTTAGGAGACAAATCATTTAATGACGGTTCATGGGCTGGCGTTTTAAAAGCAAAAGATAAATATGGAATTGACGTTCAAGTTATTCAATCTAAAGAGCAAAGTGATTATGTTGATAATTTATCAAATGCTGCAAAAGAAGCCGACGTTGTTATTGCTGTTGGATTTATGATGAGTAACGCATTATTTGATGTTGCTCCACAATATCCAAGCACGAAATTTATAGGTATCGATATTGCTCCTTCAGAAGGCGGAAATGTACCTAAAAACGTTCAATTATATTTGTTTAAAGAACAGGAATCTGCATTTTTCGTAGGATATTTGGCAGCTGCTATGACAAAAACAGGAAAAGTTGGATTCATTGGTGGTATTGCTATTCCTCCAGTTGAAAGATTTAGATATGGTTATGTAGCTGGAGTTAAAGCTTACAATGATATTTATGGTGAAAATGTTGAAGTTGTTGTAGGATATACAGAATCATTTACAGATGCAGCAAAAGGAAAATCAATGGCATTAGCACAATATGCTGAAGGTGCAGATATTATTTTTGCAGCAGCTGGTGCTTGTGGAAATGGTGTTATTGATGCAGCAAAGGAAAAATCATTAAAATTATATGGAATTAATGCAGATGCTGATTTAGCAGAAGTTATTGATGCATATTATGAAAAAGGTGAAGGATATTTTGCAATTGGTGTTGACTCAGATCAAGATTATATGGCACCTGGATATGTGTTAGCAAGCGCTCTAAAAAGAGTTGATAATGCATCTTACTACGGTGTTAGAGACGCATATAGAAACAGATTTAAAGGTGGTTTAGAAGTATTAGGCGCTCAAGAAGATGGTGTAAGTTTATCACCTATGAAATACACAAAAGGTTTAGTTTCTGCAAGAATATTAGCTGAAATAGAATACTTAAATTATGCAATAAAAACTGGATTATTAGTAGTTCCTGATAATGAAAATGATTTAAATAATTTCTCTGTTGATGTTGAATTTCCATTTTAA